The following nucleotide sequence is from Streptomyces xiamenensis.
CGTGCAGCACCAGGGAGTTGGCCTCGCCCGGCCGGAACACCCACGCGTGCCGGGAGACCGCCGTGCCCCGGCCCTGGGAGTCGGCGGTGAAGTCGAGCCACACCTCGTTGCGGGGGTTCGCCGCCCCGGGGTCCTCACCGGGCACGTTCTGGTAGTGCGGACCGGAGTCGGCGGGGTCCTCCCCGCACGGGGACTCGTGCACATGCGCCCCGAAGGTGTGCCCCGGCAGCACCCCGCGCACCTCCAGCTCCACCGTCATCGCGTCGCCCGTCACGCGCTGCACCACCTGGATCCGGGCACCGGCGGGCACCAGGTCCTCGTCGTACGTCAGCGCGTCACGGCCGTCGCTCTCGCCGGGCGGGACGGTGTACCCCCACGCCCGCAGCCAGTGCGCCCCGT
It contains:
- a CDS encoding superoxide dismutase family protein, whose product is MRVLARSLAPAMVLTLAGTGIAQARAGDDGAHWLRAWGYTVPPGESDGRDALTYDEDLVPAGARIQVVQRVTGDAMTVELEVRGVLPGHTFGAHVHESPCGEDPADSGPHYQNVPGEDPGAANPRNEVWLDFTADSQGRGTAVSRHAWVFRPGEANSLVLHEHATGDHGVAGGRVACLTVAFTD